A single region of the Thermotoga profunda AZM34c06 genome encodes:
- a CDS encoding amino acid ABC transporter permease, whose protein sequence is MVSSLPVLLKGTLVTVELTILGLGLGFVIAVPVSFAQVYGGRVARFVCSLYERTFRSIPLLVLLMLIFYGLPEIGIKFAPFVSCVLGLGIRSSAYQSQIFRGAILSVGKGQTLAALSIGMTPFESFRYIVFPQALRFSIAPWTNEFTVVLKDSSMAYALGVVELLRQGSYIISTTYEPMIIFLTCAAIYLVMTISANKLMGYIEKKMQIPGFETKEVSH, encoded by the coding sequence ATCGTCAGCTCTTTACCTGTTCTTCTCAAGGGCACATTGGTCACTGTTGAATTGACAATTCTTGGTCTTGGACTTGGTTTTGTGATCGCGGTACCAGTGAGTTTTGCTCAAGTTTATGGTGGCCGTGTTGCCCGTTTTGTTTGTTCTCTTTATGAAAGAACGTTCAGAAGTATCCCTCTTCTTGTCCTATTGATGTTGATTTTCTACGGACTCCCAGAGATTGGAATCAAATTTGCCCCATTCGTATCGTGTGTCCTCGGTCTGGGTATAAGAAGCTCTGCCTATCAATCTCAGATTTTCAGAGGGGCTATTCTCTCTGTTGGAAAGGGTCAGACGTTAGCCGCTCTATCGATTGGAATGACGCCATTTGAAAGTTTCAGATACATAGTTTTTCCACAGGCGCTGAGGTTCTCCATCGCTCCTTGGACGAATGAATTCACAGTGGTTCTGAAAGATTCATCTATGGCTTATGCGCTTGGGGTAGTTGAATTGTTAAGACAGGGGAGTTACATCATCTCGACAACCTATGAACCAATGATTATCTTTCTCACCTGTGCAGCTATATATCTTGTAATGACTATTTCAGCAAACAAATTAATGGGATATATAGAAAAGAAAATGCAAATACCTGGTTTTGAGACCAAGGAGGTTTCACATTGA
- a CDS encoding basic amino acid ABC transporter substrate-binding protein, protein MKLTKCIMIFLLLVVSFVYAKTVTLGTSADFPPFEYIENGQFVGFDMDLMREIAKLADFELKFVDMSFDSLIPALRAGQVDVVAAAMTITDERKQVVDFSIPYWTADQSIIVKADSDLTITILYQKGRIGVQTGTTGDLWCTDNLVGKGLLPEKNLKRYDTFVLALSDLLNGNIDAIVLDSPVANRFAVIRPVKVVGIIVTGEQYGIAVKKGNKELLDKINSAIKILNETGKMAELIDKYF, encoded by the coding sequence ATGAAATTAACCAAATGTATTATGATCTTTTTACTTTTAGTGGTTAGTTTTGTTTATGCAAAAACTGTAACCCTTGGAACCAGTGCTGATTTTCCACCTTTTGAGTATATCGAAAACGGACAATTTGTGGGTTTTGATATGGATTTGATGCGTGAAATTGCAAAATTGGCTGATTTCGAACTGAAGTTTGTTGATATGAGTTTTGATTCTTTAATACCAGCATTGAGAGCAGGCCAGGTTGATGTAGTTGCTGCAGCCATGACGATAACCGATGAACGTAAACAAGTAGTGGATTTTTCAATACCATACTGGACAGCAGATCAGAGTATCATTGTGAAAGCTGACAGTGATTTGACAATAACCATCTTGTATCAGAAAGGTAGAATAGGTGTTCAAACTGGTACAACTGGAGATTTGTGGTGTACTGATAATTTAGTAGGTAAAGGTTTACTTCCAGAGAAAAATCTCAAGAGATATGATACTTTTGTACTCGCTCTCAGTGATCTTTTGAACGGGAACATAGACGCGATTGTTTTAGATTCCCCAGTTGCTAACAGGTTTGCAGTTATAAGACCCGTCAAGGTTGTGGGTATCATTGTTACGGGGGAACAGTATGGAATAGCTGTAAAGAAGGGGAATAAAGAATTACTGGACAAAATCAACAGTGCTATCAAGATTTTGAATGAAACAGGAAAAATGGCAGAATTGATTGACAAGTATTTTTAG
- a CDS encoding DUF368 domain-containing protein, translating into MREVVSGILIGLANLVPGISGGTIAVVLGIYEKLIRTIADTVRFKLNKEQFRFIIMVGIGLLSALLMGSKLMSLALDKATGFTYAAFFGLVLGTIPFLFKSLGKIKFGYIFVGIFLFVFVENIKFSFKVSGIFLPIAGFVAAFAMVMPGLSGSLVMLIFGVYKDIINAVSALNFAVLIPFGVGVVFGIAACTLFMKYLYERFPNQTKNFVFGLVVASLLKIQPFDKQTFSFYGYFLLSGVILFSFLFSLWFTKYAKQL; encoded by the coding sequence ATGAGAGAGGTAGTCTCAGGAATATTGATTGGTTTAGCAAATCTTGTACCTGGAATCAGCGGTGGGACGATCGCCGTTGTACTTGGAATCTATGAAAAATTGATAAGAACTATTGCTGATACGGTTAGATTCAAGTTGAATAAAGAACAATTTAGATTTATCATAATGGTCGGCATAGGGCTTTTAAGCGCACTCTTAATGGGTTCAAAACTGATGAGCTTGGCATTGGATAAAGCTACGGGGTTTACCTATGCCGCATTTTTTGGGCTTGTTCTTGGTACGATTCCTTTTTTGTTCAAGAGCCTTGGTAAAATTAAATTCGGTTATATCTTTGTTGGAATTTTTCTTTTTGTCTTTGTTGAAAATATCAAATTTTCATTCAAGGTGTCTGGTATCTTTCTACCAATTGCAGGTTTTGTTGCGGCATTTGCTATGGTTATGCCAGGTTTGAGTGGTTCTCTTGTTATGCTCATCTTTGGGGTATATAAAGATATAATAAACGCAGTTAGCGCTCTGAATTTTGCTGTTCTAATTCCGTTTGGTGTAGGTGTTGTATTTGGTATAGCTGCTTGCACATTGTTTATGAAATATCTGTATGAGAGATTTCCTAATCAAACCAAAAATTTCGTTTTCGGCTTGGTAGTAGCATCGCTTTTGAAGATACAACCGTTTGATAAACAGACCTTCAGTTTTTATGGATATTTTTTATTGTCTGGTGTGATTCTTTTTAGTTTTCTTTTTTCTTTGTGGTTTACTAAGTATGCAAAGCAATTATGA
- a CDS encoding GntR family transcriptional regulator: MVPKYKLIEQSLIKELKSGRYSLGVKLPTEKELMEKFDASRETVRKALDRLAVKGFIVRKPGVGTFVNAERENQTVGIIVQQITSYIFPYVVLGAEDYLFRNGYKMLLGNASEDPNKERQIITEWVESGVTGLIIDPVCSATKRSNKDYVETLVKEGIKVVLVHSNWKIDGAGSVTLDDAYGGAKAAEIFHQFGHKRVAVLYKSIHLPSVVRASSFIDCAKQLGFEKIYEKSFNVSEFTGAPMQSAYELLNMPKQLRPTAIFCYNDATALQVQLVAKRLGLNIPDDISVIGFDDAPIGDFREMLTTFAHPKEDVGRKAVEILLGMLHGQKSERYVMQPELIERSSVCSPKTT; the protein is encoded by the coding sequence ATAGTCCCAAAATACAAACTAATTGAACAGTCCTTAATAAAGGAACTTAAATCAGGAAGATATTCTTTAGGTGTCAAGTTGCCAACGGAAAAAGAACTGATGGAGAAATTTGACGCAAGTAGAGAAACTGTGAGAAAGGCCCTCGATAGACTTGCTGTGAAGGGATTCATCGTTCGAAAACCTGGCGTTGGAACATTTGTAAATGCTGAAAGAGAAAATCAAACTGTGGGAATAATCGTTCAACAAATAACCAGTTATATCTTTCCCTATGTTGTTCTTGGGGCAGAGGACTACTTGTTTAGAAATGGATACAAAATGTTGTTAGGAAACGCTTCGGAAGATCCAAATAAAGAAAGACAAATAATAACAGAATGGGTAGAATCTGGCGTAACTGGTTTGATAATAGATCCAGTGTGCAGTGCAACGAAAAGATCGAACAAAGATTATGTGGAGACACTGGTAAAAGAAGGTATAAAGGTTGTCTTGGTCCACAGTAATTGGAAAATAGATGGTGCAGGTAGTGTCACTCTGGATGATGCATATGGTGGTGCAAAAGCCGCTGAAATTTTTCACCAATTCGGCCATAAAAGAGTTGCAGTTCTTTACAAGTCTATACATCTACCGAGTGTTGTGAGAGCTTCAAGTTTTATCGATTGCGCAAAACAACTTGGTTTTGAAAAAATTTATGAGAAATCATTCAACGTCTCTGAATTTACTGGAGCTCCGATGCAAAGTGCATATGAACTTCTGAATATGCCTAAACAGTTGCGACCAACGGCCATTTTTTGTTATAACGATGCCACAGCCTTGCAAGTTCAATTGGTGGCAAAAAGACTTGGGTTGAACATACCAGATGACATATCCGTGATTGGTTTCGATGATGCACCCATAGGTGATTTCAGAGAAATGCTCACAACCTTTGCCCATCCAAAGGAAGATGTGGGAAGAAAAGCCGTGGAAATCTTGTTGGGAATGCTGCATGGTCAGAAGTCCGAAAGGTATGTAATGCAACCTGAATTGATAGAAAGAAGTTCTGTTTGTAGTCCTAAGACCACTTGA
- a CDS encoding L-ribulose-5-phosphate 4-epimerase, with protein sequence MYEMEKQLLYEAHLTLEKYDLVAYTSGNVSLRIKDHVIIKPSGVAYSVLKPSDMIIVDLYGNVIEGNMKPSVDTATHLYLYRNIEWAKSIIHTHSTFATVFAVREKCIPVLCTAHADVFGEEIPVTEYAPVGSEAIGKAVLKVIGKSGTVLLRKHGVIVVGKSLDDAVKKAVFLEEISKMSYFAMANHHVEPLDPSEVDRLNKQYHTKYGQANNL encoded by the coding sequence ATGTATGAAATGGAAAAGCAGTTACTTTACGAAGCTCATTTGACACTTGAAAAATATGATTTAGTTGCTTATACAAGTGGAAATGTGAGTTTGAGAATTAAAGATCATGTGATAATCAAGCCTTCTGGTGTGGCATATTCAGTTTTGAAGCCTTCTGACATGATTATTGTAGATCTGTATGGCAATGTCATAGAAGGAAATATGAAACCATCTGTTGATACTGCAACCCACTTGTATTTATACAGAAATATAGAATGGGCAAAATCCATCATACACACACATTCTACCTTTGCAACTGTTTTTGCAGTACGCGAAAAATGCATACCAGTTTTGTGCACAGCGCACGCAGATGTTTTTGGCGAAGAGATCCCAGTTACAGAATATGCCCCAGTGGGATCTGAAGCAATTGGTAAAGCTGTGCTAAAAGTGATCGGAAAATCTGGAACAGTTTTACTCAGAAAACATGGAGTAATAGTGGTGGGTAAATCCTTAGATGACGCCGTGAAAAAGGCGGTGTTTCTGGAAGAAATATCAAAGATGAGTTATTTTGCAATGGCAAATCATCATGTAGAACCTTTAGACCCTTCCGAAGTTGACAGATTGAACAAACAATACCACACAAAATATGGACAGGCAAATAACTTATAG
- a CDS encoding ABC transporter substrate-binding protein produces MKKVLLFILIVLSALVFAEITVSVVACSDNADSLKWLAEEFMKKNPDIKVEVTTLSWEVLYPRILADISAKSGAFDVFNWDVMTAGAVSQGCVDLFEFIKQNPDLVDPNYDMDDLLPLAKNLGIWDGKLVGFPYFNNTMLFYYRKDLFENPKYKEEFEKMFGRPLRVPTTWAEAVDVARFFTKSYNKNSPTQYGIALMFPTTHTMFYMYLIFFGPYRRSVEGLNRFGPVDLDYGDYFTADKKPAFASDLGLKAFEDMKALMPYSPDPLGSDYGETLEYFAKGVVAMVPQWTNPYLQFKSSPALQPADEKIGIAPMPGRSVAGNWALGINKFISPEKQRAAFKFIQFATSKWADKEKLIRFAIAPVRKSTLEDIEAQKAIPWVKVLPSIYADETFRPRIPEEPRLEDISNINFAKILSGELPLTLDTLNKLAAEWEKVLAK; encoded by the coding sequence ATGAAAAAAGTTTTGCTTTTTATCTTGATAGTGTTGAGTGCACTTGTCTTTGCAGAGATCACCGTAAGTGTAGTTGCATGTTCCGATAATGCCGATTCATTAAAATGGTTGGCAGAAGAATTCATGAAGAAAAACCCAGATATCAAAGTTGAAGTCACCACACTGTCTTGGGAAGTACTGTATCCAAGAATTCTCGCAGATATAAGTGCAAAATCCGGTGCCTTTGACGTCTTCAACTGGGATGTCATGACAGCAGGGGCAGTCAGCCAAGGTTGTGTAGATCTGTTTGAATTCATTAAGCAAAATCCAGATCTCGTGGATCCAAATTATGATATGGATGATTTATTGCCACTCGCGAAGAATCTGGGCATTTGGGATGGTAAGCTCGTTGGCTTTCCGTATTTCAACAACACTATGTTGTTTTACTACCGAAAAGATCTCTTTGAAAACCCAAAGTACAAAGAAGAGTTTGAAAAAATGTTTGGCAGACCGTTAAGAGTTCCAACCACTTGGGCAGAAGCTGTGGACGTTGCAAGATTTTTCACAAAATCTTATAACAAAAATTCTCCAACACAATATGGTATAGCCTTGATGTTCCCAACAACACATACAATGTTCTATATGTATTTGATTTTCTTTGGACCGTACAGAAGAAGTGTCGAAGGTTTAAATCGTTTTGGACCAGTCGATCTTGACTATGGAGATTATTTCACTGCCGACAAAAAACCTGCGTTTGCAAGTGATTTAGGCTTAAAAGCATTTGAAGATATGAAGGCTCTCATGCCGTATTCACCGGACCCACTTGGATCAGATTATGGAGAAACACTTGAGTACTTTGCAAAAGGTGTAGTTGCGATGGTACCACAATGGACTAATCCATATCTACAATTTAAATCTTCACCAGCATTGCAGCCAGCAGATGAAAAGATCGGTATCGCACCAATGCCAGGACGTTCTGTGGCTGGTAACTGGGCTCTTGGCATAAATAAATTCATCTCACCTGAAAAACAAAGAGCCGCTTTCAAATTCATTCAGTTTGCCACATCAAAATGGGCAGATAAAGAAAAGCTCATCAGATTCGCAATCGCTCCTGTGAGAAAATCCACCCTTGAAGATATAGAAGCACAAAAGGCTATACCATGGGTAAAAGTTCTTCCATCGATTTATGCCGATGAAACATTCAGGCCCAGAATACCAGAAGAACCAAGACTTGAGGATATCAGTAACATTAATTTTGCAAAAATCCTTTCTGGTGAACTTCCTCTAACGCTTGACACACTAAATAAGCTGGCAGCCGAGTGGGAAAAAGTCCTTGCAAAGTGA
- a CDS encoding carbohydrate ABC transporter permease translates to MTARRKTGLFMVLPAIILFLVMTIYPFVYMIYNSFTNLDLSKAGTGQFIGFKNYTDIIRDQLALSSIEFTALMVLIAVPVEMVLGLGLSYLIRGLFAEKTLRSLFLIPMMVPAAVGGFGWKMLFNFIFGPINYFLSLFGLQPIEWFGKINSARTAVMIVEIWQWTPFVFLILYAALQALPKDILDAGKVDGASGWRLFLHIELPLLRPILYVTLLLRVIDVLRTFDSVYMTTYGGPGSATSTWSFYAYKVTVSYGWNIGYGSALCVILVIVSGILINTLTKILNIGRELGLSKE, encoded by the coding sequence ATGACAGCGCGCAGAAAAACTGGTCTGTTCATGGTATTGCCAGCTATTATTCTTTTTCTCGTTATGACTATTTATCCCTTTGTATATATGATCTACAATTCCTTCACAAATCTTGATCTTTCAAAAGCTGGCACAGGTCAATTCATCGGGTTTAAAAATTACACAGACATTATCCGTGATCAACTCGCTCTTTCTTCAATAGAATTCACTGCTTTAATGGTTTTGATAGCTGTTCCAGTAGAGATGGTTCTGGGTCTGGGGCTTTCTTACTTGATTCGCGGCTTATTTGCCGAGAAAACTTTGAGATCATTGTTCTTGATTCCCATGATGGTACCTGCGGCAGTCGGAGGTTTTGGTTGGAAAATGTTGTTCAACTTCATATTTGGTCCTATAAACTACTTTCTAAGTCTCTTTGGGCTACAACCAATCGAATGGTTTGGCAAAATCAACAGCGCTCGCACAGCAGTGATGATCGTCGAAATCTGGCAGTGGACACCTTTTGTATTTCTTATATTGTACGCCGCTTTGCAAGCCCTGCCAAAAGACATACTTGACGCTGGAAAAGTTGATGGTGCAAGTGGATGGAGGTTGTTTTTACACATTGAACTACCACTCCTAAGGCCCATACTTTATGTAACTTTATTACTGAGAGTGATAGATGTTTTGAGAACTTTTGATAGTGTTTATATGACAACCTATGGTGGTCCGGGTTCGGCAACTTCAACGTGGAGTTTTTACGCTTACAAAGTAACTGTCTCGTATGGTTGGAACATAGGATACGGTTCAGCGCTTTGCGTAATTCTTGTCATTGTCAGTGGTATTTTGATAAATACTTTAACAAAAATTCTGAACATAGGTAGAGAACTTGGACTTTCCAAGGAGTGA
- a CDS encoding carbohydrate ABC transporter permease, whose translation MSRKRIIQVVRFCVALIVLAIFLFPIYWLVITAFKQESEWFTAPPTFWPSKFTLSNFLGTGSTTFGTTTTSIAGIIPFLRNSVVVATTTSLVSTIIAAFAAYAISRTKIGGTGLAGWFISMRFLPPIASAIPLYVIFSKISLLNTWWALILPYLVPTTALSIWLLISFFNEIPQEIEEAAYIDGASRTKAFLQVVLPLSAPGLAAAAILAFIQSWGEFLLALVLTSNASAQTLPVYLGRYITGWRVAWGPLSAAGLVTMLPVIIFALITQRYLIRGLTLGAVK comes from the coding sequence GTGAGTCGAAAAAGAATTATCCAAGTTGTAAGATTTTGTGTGGCATTGATTGTTCTTGCAATTTTTCTGTTTCCCATATACTGGCTTGTTATAACTGCATTTAAGCAAGAATCTGAATGGTTCACAGCACCCCCTACATTCTGGCCATCGAAATTCACATTGTCGAATTTCCTTGGCACTGGTTCAACTACTTTTGGTACTACAACAACATCAATAGCAGGTATAATTCCTTTTCTGCGTAACAGCGTTGTAGTTGCCACTACAACTTCTTTAGTATCAACTATTATTGCAGCATTTGCTGCCTATGCAATTTCCAGAACAAAGATAGGTGGTACAGGCCTTGCTGGTTGGTTCATTTCAATGAGATTCTTACCGCCTATAGCGAGTGCTATACCCCTGTATGTTATCTTTTCAAAGATTTCACTCCTGAACACTTGGTGGGCACTCATCCTTCCTTATCTTGTACCAACTACTGCTCTTTCAATCTGGTTGTTGATATCCTTCTTCAACGAAATCCCTCAGGAAATTGAAGAGGCTGCTTACATAGATGGAGCATCGCGAACAAAAGCATTTCTGCAGGTAGTCTTACCTTTGAGCGCACCCGGTCTTGCCGCCGCGGCAATTTTGGCTTTCATACAGAGCTGGGGAGAATTCTTGCTCGCACTCGTACTGACAAGTAACGCTTCAGCCCAAACCTTACCCGTTTACCTTGGCAGATACATAACTGGCTGGCGAGTTGCCTGGGGACCTCTCTCCGCTGCAGGATTGGTTACAATGTTACCAGTTATAATCTTTGCCCTTATAACGCAACGCTATTTGATTAGAGGATTAACTCTCGGTGCGGTAAAATAG
- a CDS encoding ABC transporter substrate-binding protein: MRVLRNLFIFVMLLALATGIFGAKVIELTFTFWGTDLEAQVVNEACTKFNKSHPNIKVVPMHIPANYIEKLTAMIAGGTPPHIGYLYEPNVLDWASKGILYDLTEAIKQDTLLSNKLTELYWKYDQGKKIAGITVAAEFMITYYNKDLFDKAKVPYPPTKPEEWTWDKFVETAKKLTFDNKGRRPTDPGFDPDNIVQYGAVIPLWWCPLIPLIWSNGGDIADETGTKPMINSPETMEALQKIYDLIYKDHAAAPPTVSDAFPSTNIALQTGQVAMVIDGQWSMQEAGEMVKEGSLKLGLAPLPYFKKPVTGVIGTPIVIFKDAVKSPEVLQAALEFHKFIQDPENVLPLIRCGLWQPTTIEWYTKEEYIKKWMDPKIHPSEYKAAVIDYYPYARKYPVAYLKNSAEINTIFGQEMTRIFYGNEDIQKVCNEAAEKLKPLLVGRYDK, translated from the coding sequence ATGAGAGTTCTGAGAAATCTTTTCATCTTTGTTATGTTATTAGCACTTGCGACTGGAATATTCGGGGCTAAGGTTATCGAATTAACGTTTACCTTCTGGGGAACTGATCTTGAAGCACAGGTTGTCAACGAAGCTTGTACAAAATTCAATAAATCGCACCCTAATATTAAAGTAGTACCAATGCACATTCCCGCAAACTATATTGAAAAACTCACGGCTATGATCGCAGGTGGTACACCACCACACATAGGATATTTATACGAGCCAAATGTTTTGGACTGGGCTTCTAAGGGTATTCTTTACGATTTAACAGAAGCAATTAAACAGGACACCCTTCTTTCAAACAAACTAACAGAGTTATACTGGAAATACGATCAGGGAAAGAAAATAGCAGGTATCACGGTTGCCGCAGAATTTATGATCACATACTACAACAAAGATTTGTTTGACAAGGCAAAAGTTCCATATCCACCAACAAAACCAGAGGAATGGACATGGGACAAATTTGTTGAGACTGCCAAGAAGTTGACATTTGACAACAAAGGTAGAAGACCTACTGACCCAGGATTTGACCCCGATAATATTGTACAGTATGGAGCAGTTATACCATTATGGTGGTGCCCGTTGATACCATTGATTTGGTCCAATGGTGGAGACATCGCAGATGAGACTGGAACAAAACCGATGATAAACTCTCCCGAAACTATGGAAGCTCTTCAAAAGATTTATGATCTTATCTATAAAGATCATGCTGCTGCCCCACCAACTGTGTCCGATGCGTTTCCAAGCACAAACATAGCTTTACAAACTGGCCAGGTAGCAATGGTGATCGATGGACAATGGTCAATGCAAGAAGCAGGAGAAATGGTTAAAGAAGGGTCACTCAAACTCGGTTTAGCGCCACTCCCATATTTCAAGAAGCCTGTTACTGGTGTAATCGGTACTCCCATAGTTATCTTCAAAGATGCCGTGAAAAGTCCTGAAGTCCTTCAAGCAGCTTTGGAGTTTCATAAGTTCATTCAAGACCCTGAGAATGTTTTACCGCTTATAAGATGCGGTTTGTGGCAACCCACGACTATCGAGTGGTATACGAAAGAAGAATATATCAAAAAATGGATGGATCCAAAAATACATCCATCTGAGTACAAGGCAGCTGTTATTGACTATTATCCTTATGCAAGAAAATACCCAGTGGCATATTTGAAAAATTCCGCGGAGATCAACACGATTTTTGGTCAGGAAATGACAAGAATCTTCTATGGAAATGAAGATATCCAAAAAGTGTGCAATGAAGCCGCTGAAAAATTAAAACCACTACTCGTCGGAAGGTATGATAAGTAA
- a CDS encoding ABC transporter substrate-binding protein, which yields MIVMLIFTILVSAKVIELKFAFWGDELEAKIVTQACEKFNQLHPNIKVIPMHIPQYLEKLSAMIASGEPPHLAYLVESRALGWAAQGILVDLNELLQKDPDPIIVNKLPQLYWKFDGGKKLAGVSFAAEFMITYYNKDLFDKAKVPYPPTKPEEWTWDKFVETAKKLTFDNKGRRPTDPGFDPKNIVQYGAAIGGGGTSPWVLYPLLWSNGGDIVSEDGKQVMLDSPATIEAIQKIYNLIYKDYAAIAPAAADAFPSLNVALQTGQVAMVLDGQWAMQEAAQIAKEEGMRFGVAPLPYMKTPVTGVEGAPIGIFKDAVKNDPEVLQAAWEFYKFIQNPDQVAEVVRSGLWQPTTLDWYTKEEYINKWLNPQVHPKEYKDAVVNYYKYAKPYPNAYLKNVAEINTIVVQEMSRIFYGQEDIAKVCKEAAEKIRPLLAGRYDK from the coding sequence ATGATAGTTATGTTAATTTTCACGATACTGGTCTCGGCAAAGGTTATTGAATTGAAGTTTGCCTTTTGGGGAGATGAACTCGAGGCAAAAATCGTGACGCAAGCCTGTGAAAAATTCAACCAACTTCATCCTAATATCAAAGTCATACCGATGCACATTCCACAGTATTTGGAGAAACTCTCGGCGATGATTGCTTCTGGTGAACCACCGCACTTGGCATATCTTGTAGAAAGTCGTGCACTTGGATGGGCAGCACAGGGAATTCTAGTAGATCTGAATGAATTACTCCAGAAGGATCCAGATCCAATAATTGTGAATAAATTACCTCAGCTGTACTGGAAGTTCGATGGCGGCAAAAAATTAGCAGGTGTGAGTTTTGCCGCAGAATTTATGATCACATACTACAACAAAGATTTGTTTGACAAGGCAAAAGTTCCATATCCACCAACAAAACCAGAGGAATGGACATGGGACAAATTTGTTGAGACCGCCAAGAAGTTGACATTTGACAACAAAGGTAGAAGACCTACTGACCCAGGATTTGACCCAAAGAATATCGTTCAGTATGGTGCAGCAATCGGTGGTGGAGGAACAAGTCCGTGGGTTTTGTATCCTCTCTTATGGTCTAACGGCGGAGATATAGTGAGTGAAGATGGAAAACAGGTTATGTTAGATTCCCCTGCAACTATTGAAGCTATTCAGAAAATATACAATTTGATTTATAAAGATTATGCTGCCATAGCACCAGCTGCAGCAGATGCCTTTCCGAGTCTGAATGTCGCTTTACAAACTGGTCAAGTCGCCATGGTCCTTGATGGTCAATGGGCGATGCAAGAAGCTGCACAGATAGCCAAAGAAGAAGGTATGAGATTTGGTGTAGCGCCACTTCCATACATGAAGACTCCTGTCACCGGAGTGGAAGGGGCACCGATTGGTATATTCAAAGATGCTGTCAAAAATGACCCAGAAGTGTTACAAGCCGCGTGGGAGTTTTATAAATTCATTCAGAACCCAGATCAAGTTGCAGAAGTGGTCAGAAGCGGTTTGTGGCAACCAACTACACTTGACTGGTACACAAAGGAAGAATACATCAATAAGTGGCTGAATCCACAGGTACATCCTAAAGAATACAAAGATGCAGTTGTGAATTATTACAAGTATGCAAAACCATATCCAAATGCATATTTGAAGAATGTCGCAGAAATCAATACAATAGTTGTTCAAGAAATGAGCAGAATTTTCTATGGACAAGAAGATATCGCTAAGGTCTGTAAAGAAGCTGCTGAAAAGATTAGACCACTCTTGGCCGGAAGGTATGATAAGTAA
- a CDS encoding carbohydrate ABC transporter permease: MRKFETKWGIMLALPGILGYFLWVLGPTIAAIFMSFTNWSLAGKPQWIGWENYTKLFNDFIFRKSLFVTFYYAIGSVVASLVVSFFWALLLNVKVPGRSLFRTFFFIPSITPSVAVAMVWLTLYHPQFGLLNYIFKSIGLPALKWIYDEKQVIPAFIVMSTWTVGYTITIFLAGLQGIPEYLYEAAMLDGATWWHRLCHVTIPMMTPTIFFNLLMGIIGALQGGFTQAYIMTSGGPNYASMFYTYYIFLNGFQYGKMGYACALSVIIFAIIICLTVIIFRTSRYWVYYEALRK, translated from the coding sequence TTGAGAAAATTTGAGACAAAATGGGGTATTATGCTCGCTTTACCGGGAATTCTTGGATATTTTCTGTGGGTACTTGGACCGACAATTGCTGCGATATTCATGAGCTTCACAAACTGGTCACTCGCAGGAAAACCTCAATGGATAGGATGGGAAAACTACACAAAACTTTTCAACGATTTCATATTCAGAAAATCACTTTTTGTCACTTTTTATTACGCAATTGGGAGTGTAGTAGCCAGTTTGGTTGTCAGCTTTTTCTGGGCATTGTTATTAAATGTGAAGGTTCCAGGGAGATCACTTTTTAGAACATTTTTCTTTATACCATCGATTACACCATCTGTTGCAGTTGCAATGGTGTGGTTGACTTTGTATCATCCTCAGTTTGGTTTACTAAATTATATTTTCAAATCGATAGGTCTACCGGCATTGAAATGGATATACGACGAGAAACAAGTGATACCCGCGTTTATTGTAATGAGTACCTGGACTGTGGGTTATACAATAACTATTTTTCTTGCAGGTTTACAGGGTATACCAGAATATCTCTATGAAGCGGCTATGCTTGACGGCGCAACATGGTGGCACAGGCTTTGCCATGTCACAATCCCCATGATGACACCTACCATATTCTTTAATTTACTCATGGGTATCATAGGTGCATTGCAAGGTGGATTTACGCAAGCGTACATCATGACCAGTGGTGGGCCAAATTATGCGAGTATGTTTTACACATACTATATCTTTCTCAATGGATTTCAGTATGGAAAGATGGGGTATGCGTGTGCATTGTCGGTGATTATCTTTGCAATAATAATATGTCTGACCGTTATTATATTCAGAACATCTCGATACTGGGTTTATTACGAAGCTCTGAGAAAATGA